Sequence from the Fragaria vesca subsp. vesca linkage group LG4, FraVesHawaii_1.0, whole genome shotgun sequence genome:
CGAGTACTGAAGCACCTTTTGACCATTCATTTACCCTACTTCGCCACGTTTGTATAGGTTGACTGCAAAGTGATCTTCCTACCACTGTAATAGCCAGTGGAAATCCATTACAGTGTTTTACTATCTGCATAATTGGAGGTTGAACAAGATAAAAAATGGTGAGATACGTACTTGTAACTATTGTATATGCAAGAAATTAATCACTCAATCATCGATCCCACCTTTTTTGCAAGTTCGTTTGGGATATGAGAGCTCTTGTCTCCTAAGAATGCTGTGTGATGAAAAAGTTGCATTGCATTATCATCATCTAATAGTTGGAGATGATATGAAGGGCCAAATCTCGGAAACTCAGACCTTGATGTCACTAAAATCTTGTAATTTGACATCGTAAATTCAAATTTCTGAATAAGAGATTCTGATCCGGACCAAACGTCATCCAACACCAACAATAAAGGAATATCACCTTCTTTCTCCACAATTTGTTGTAGCCATTTCACTGGAAATACTCCATTCTGGAAAGTAGGTACCTTATAATCCTTTTGTTTGTATAGCTCTGTCATAATAAGCTCCAGCTTAGGCTTTTTAGAAACAGTGGCGAAGAAGATGTTGTCCTTGAACTTATCTAATCAAATTCAGTAAAAACACATTAGTTTGTCATCGATCTCCTTTATTTTACATATATAAGTAATTAATAGTTATCTATAACTGCACGAGAAAAATGTACAGAATGTTGATCTAGAAAGGACTTGTTTGGCATAGAAAGTAACAATATGATCAGTAATACCTTTGACGTCTTGATCTTGACAGAACTTTGTTGCCAGAGTAGTTTTCCCACATCCTCCTGGAGCAGTCAATACAAGCAGTGATACTTCATCCTTAAAAAACTCCGTCTTCAATTCCTTCAGTGGAATATCCAATCCAACTATAAGTGACGGTAGTTCAGGTAGTGCACAACCTGCTTCAATTCCTGCAGATTTGTTTTGATTCGCAATATCTAAGAGCTCATGCAGCATGCCATTGCTCTCGTCTGTAACAACTGCTACACGCACATTCAGTAAACTCAGCTGCTTCTCAAGAGCTTCATTCAGCTTGAGAAGCTTGTTGGTGTACTTGTACTTCTTATAGAAGTTCCAAATACGAATCTTAGAGCAGCAGTTGGAGACGACAACTGCACCTTCCTCCATTAATACTCGTAAATCTCTTAGGACTGGATCCTCTGGACCATCCGGTCGCTGATGATTACGTTGTACCATCTTTTGGATCATCGGTCTCAAAGCATCTAGCTTGGCCTTGATGTCGGTGGAGAGAGCTTCAAAGAGTAGATTATTGGCAATCAACGTTTCGACACCACCATACAGTAACTCGAGTGCTTTCCCTACAAGAAAATCCCCCACAACCGCCATGATATATACAATGTGAGCTAGGCAGCTAGCTAGCTCTTTCGATCTATATACTTCAAATATTAGAAGAAAAAATTGGCCAAAAGAAAGAAAGAACCAAAGTAAGAAGACTAGAGAGGAAAGCAATCAAAGAGTTTTCCCTTGCTTGATTTGCTTGTGATTTTATATAGGCATCCTGGCGAGATCAAGAAGATTAGGTTAGGTTTAAGGGCTAATATTATTGGCTTTGTCTTATGGACTGACCCAAGTATATATGCTCTTTCTTTAAACTTGCGCACATATCAAGCTTACTGCATTTTCGGGAGACTTTGATGGCAAGGGAACATAACCCTCATGGCATCAGCACTAGACTTCCCTGCACAGGACATGAAAATTAATCTCTGTTAATTGTATGATATAGCTGTCATGAATGTAAACTAATTTATCAGATTAGTTAACTATATTTATCAGACATTGTAAAACTAATTAAGCTTTAGTTGACTTATAATGATCGAGCCACATTATCAGGTTATCAGCTATGATTAGATTAAGTAATCCATTCCAAGTCACATTCATACATGGCTAATGTTTATTAGCGACATGATGCACACACCTTGATTGATATATATATTTTATGACACAGGATTGATATATATTTTATGACACAGGAGACTTCAGAATCAATAATGGATGTTTATCGTCCGTGGTCTTTCACTTTTATTTTATTTTATTATACTCTTTGGTCTTAATTTCTCCGAGTTTTGAATACATAATTTGATGTTTTTTAGGTAAGTTCTCCAGCATTATTGGAGTTTTGATGAGTACATAATTTGAGGTTTTCTTGAGGACGATCTTTCAACATAGTTTGTTATTGATAGTTTTGCAATTGTTGTCATTATTGAAGTTCATGAAAGTCATTAAGTGACTTTGAACTGGTAATTTTTTTTCACCCAAATGCCAACAAAACTTTGCCAGTTTGAGCAAAAGAATGAACTCAAAAAATGAGAAAACCTCTATGATAATTAGATGTTCAATATTCTAAACTTAATGATTTTCATTCACTGCCATTAATTAGCTGTTTTTTGATTCCACAAACATACTCTTGTGAAAGCAGCCCTAAATTAATCAATTGCTCAAATCAGTTGCATAAAATAGCCATGAATACAGAAATGAACACTTGGCCATTAACGGAAATTGCCCTTCCACACCACAATGCTAAGGTTTTTGAGAGTCGGTAAACAAGGGTGTCCATAGATCTCTTGCATGCCAATCGTCGCATATCACTTCCTCTAATTGCTCTAGATCTCTGAAACTTACTGAGGCAGTTTTTTCACCTCCTTGCAACAACTCATTTTCAGCTATAGCTATTCAAGTCCCCCTCTCTTGATGTTTCTCTATTTCTTTTTTAATGCATAAGAGTGTTAGGGGGTCACTCATCTTTCAACCAAAAAAAAAACCCTTCAAGTCGCCAATTTGTTCACCCAACTTGATTTTGCTGCAGTTATGGATATCAAGATACTTTAACCTTTTGAGACTCCTAATCGACTCGGGAAACTCCAACAACCCTCTACAATACCTTAGACGCAATACTCTTTAAGCTGTACACAATTCTCAATGGCTTTAGGCAAGAAAGATATCAAACCGCACCCCATGATGCGCTGATATTTGTTAAATACTTAAGCTCACCTATGTGCTTACGTATCTTGCCTTAGAGCAACCACAAATCTAACTATGCTACTAGATCAAATGGTACGGGTAAAATAATAATAATTTGTTGAGATTTCCCATTGAGTCGTTATTCCATAAAAATGTCATGAATATCTTTCTTTTTTCAAAACAAAAAAAACCACGAAGCGTACAGTTGGACGTTAACTGGAATCGAGCGTCCACACCACGAAGCGAAGGTTCTTGAGAGAGGGTAACAAGGGTGTCCATAGATGTGTCACAGCCCATTTTTCGCATCTCAGTTCCTCTAACTGCTCAAGATCTGAAACTGAATGAGGCAATTTTCTCAACGCTCTACAATTAAACATTCGCAGGTTGCTTAATCTCTTCAATTCACCGATATGTTCAGGTAACTCCTTGAGGTTGACGCACATATCGATGTCAAGAATGTTTAACTTTTGGAGATTTCTAATCGACTCCGGCAACTCTGACAAGCGGGTGCATTCGCTTAGGCTCAATACTTCTAAATTGACCAAATTTCCAATCGATTCAGGCCAGGCAGACAGCCAACACTTATTGACGATGAGATGTGTCAGACACTTGAGCTGATCCATGTGTTCAGGCAATTTCTTTAACCTGTAATTCAAAGAAATCTTAAGAAATTTTAGTTTCTTGAGATTCCCAATTGAGTCTGGAACCTTTGAAATCTGTAAACAGCCCTCAAGCTTCAACACTTCTAAACTGATCAGATTTTCAATCGCTTCAGGTGAACCAAAGAAGCAGCGGCAATTAGTGATTTTGAGCTTTGTTAGATGAATCAGCTCGTAGAACACTTCAGGCAATTCCCAAATTTCGCAGGAATCAATGACCATCTCCTTCAGATTTGGAAATACATGTGGTATTTTGAGATCATTGCCATCAAAATATGTACATTTCCTCAAGCATAACTTGTGTAGATTCTTCAATTCTGCTGGGCTCTTGCCTCTTGGTTATGTAAGAAAATTCGACGCCGTCTAATTTGAGACTCCTAAGATTTGATAAGGAGCCCAGTAGTTGAAAATTATCCAACTCTGGCAACTCATCACAAATTAATGCTAGCATAATTTATGACATGCAGCGTCTTGAGTTTATCCATTCTCTCCATAAATTCGGGCAAGGCATATGACCTGCTTGATAGAAAATTTAAGATCAGAACCTCATCTTTTTTTGGAAATTGCATGTTTGGCAATTTCACTGAGAATTCTCCATCTGCAAACAACGTATAATTTGATGTGAATATCAAAGTGGAAAAAATTAATTACTACAGTGTTATATATATATATGACCGTTCTGAAGCGCACGTGCGTACTTTAAAGTGCGCACGTCACTTCGTTCGCCACCGTCCGGCGCAGACGACGGCGTGCCTCCACCCCAGAAGACTCCAGCAGCGTCCCCGATCACTTTCTCTCCCCGATGAGTCCGTTCTTTTCCAGTTTTTAGGCGAGATCACCCAAGATTGACTTTATTTGAAGTTTTAGGTGATCTCACTGGAAAACTGGAAAAGAACAGACTCGCCGGGGAGGAAAAGTGGTCGGGAACATTACTGGAGTCTTCTAGGGTGGAGGTACGCTGTCGTCGGCGCCGGACTGTGGCGAACGGAGGGACGTGCGCAATTTAAGAAAAGTGTGCACGTACGCTTCAGAACGTTTCTGTATATATATATACACACACACACACACACAATCGTTATCAGGTGCGGACGTCCGCACGGCTCTTAAAGTGCCGGCGTTCCTCTTTTCGCCACCGTACGGNACCCGGTGAGGGCGCACCTCCACCCCAGCGGACTCTAGCAGTTTTCCCGACCACGTTCTATCCCCTGCGAGTCCGCCGAATTCCAGTTTTCTGACCAGATTGACTTTGTTTGAAGTTTTGGGTGATCTGGCCGGAAAACTAAAATTCGGCGGACTTGCTGGGAAGGGAAAGTGGTCGGGGACGCTGCTGGAGTCCGCTAGGGTGGAGGCGCGCCTTTGCCGGCGCCGTACGGTGGCGAACGGAGGGACGTCCTCACTTTAAGGCGGTGCGGTCGTCTGTATCTGAAACGAACTATATATATATATATATATATATATTACATAGATGATCCTATGAAGTAGTCATAGCAACAAGATCACAGAGTATATATGTAGCTAGCTAATTTGCAGAGAGGCTTGTTTCAATGTCGTTTCCCTTTCTCTCCTATTTGGTTTGCGCATTGATAACAACCGAAACCGGGCGTTTCAATTAAAAACCCTTTTGTGTCAATTGTAGTATATAGCAAATAAGGGTATTTGTGAAACCCCAAACTTAAAATATATATATATATATATATAAATTATTTTTGGATTGCTGCTTTGTTTTATTTGAAATGCTGATTCACCTACTTGCTAGATAACTTATGCCTAACACATGACTACATGCAGCCAATCACAAGTGAAAGTCTGAAAACCTCAATCAAACTTGTGGATTGCAAATACCTGATGTGTGAGCAGCTTAAACTTGGGCATCAAGTTTAAAAACAACTGCTGGCACTTGAAGATAAACTTCAAGTGTTTTTACATTAATAGGTGGCAGCAAATTAAGAGTTAGAAGGATAAGTGTCCAACTAAGATAGACTAGGGAAGCTACATGTGGCTGATTACTTCTCCTAGTATAAATAGAGGTATTCACCTGAGGAAATAAAAAAAAGTAGAGTTCAGAAAACATAAAGAAAAGTTAGAAGAAGAAAGAAACTAATGGAGTTCTGAAGCAAAGTACAAGTATCTAATAGTGAAATTTCAGTTTGGTAAAACAGGTTTGAGGTAAGGGAAGTTATGAGGAATCTCTTTGTTCTATAATCTTGTTATCTTGTTTTGGAATTGTACATGTTGTTTGTTAAAAATGGTTATTATGTTTAGCTTTTTATCATATTATTACATGATCTTATGTCAACAACATATTACTATTTGATCTTATGTTGAATAAGAAATAAATGAAGTTATGAGGTTGAGGCTATTACTTGAAAGGGACCAACAATTGTCTGCCTTTGTATACTTATAGGGAGAGAAGCCCTTTCAATGTTATATTGATAAAATGATCTCATGACAAGAAGACACTGGTGACCAAGGATAGTACAAGAGTACCAATTTGAAAACTTAACTTATATATGTGCATACATTATTTGTTTATTGAAATGACATGAGATTTGCTTTACTGAGTTTATAGCTCACGCCTTTATGAATTTGTGCAAATGTTACTCTTTGAGGGATAAAAACTTAATATCTAGAAGGGATGAAGTCTAGGAGAAGTAAACTATGGCTTGCTGTTTTTAAATTTCTATTTGTGTAATAAGGCTTAGTTTATAAGCTTTCTTTCATGTTTGTTGTAAGAACAATATTTATGAAATAAAGTTTTACTCCTTCATTAAGTTACCTCTGATTCAAGGTTTCTCATCTAACTTTTACTTGTCCAAGGTTTTCTTATCCTTGACAAGTTGAAGTTATTCACATCCTTATTTGGAAAAGAACCTTATTTTTAAAAAAAAAATTCCAAGTTGGGGTGTGACAGTATCGTAATAAAAGCTGGGGATTGAGGGTACCTTTACAATTTACGTTAATTACAAAACAAGAGAAAACAAAAGATGATAGTACTAGAGATATGAGGTTTTGTGATTATAAACCAGAGAAAATAAAGAAACAAAATAAAACAGAAAATATCAGATGATGAGACGTTAGAGACTTGGAAATCCACCACTAAGTATGTTTCAAGACATGTTAACAACCAAAGCTTCAATCATTAAGTCACAAATTGGTATCGATTAAGAACAAACCGTGAACGCACTGCGTAAGTCTTTATTACTTCTCTTAATTACTTAAGCAAGATGAATGCACCATTACCAAGCTTTTAGAATAACCAATCAAGGTATAGACGATAACCTATCAACAAATTATTCTAAGCATTAAGATCTATATATATATATATATATATATATATATATATATATATATATATATATATATATATAGATGATCCTGTGAAATAGTCATAGCAACAAGATCACAGAGTATATATGTAGCTAGCTAATTTGCAGAGAGGCTTGTTCTAATGTCGTTTCTCTTTCTCTCCTATTTGGTTTGCGCATTGATAGCGACCAAAACCAAGCATTTCAATTAAAAATCATTTTGTGTCAATTGTAGTATATAGCAAATAAGGGTATCGTTATAAAAGCTGGGGATTGAGAATACCTTTACAATTTACGTTAATTACAAAAGAGAAAACAAAAAATGATAGTACTAGAGATATGAGGTTTTGTGATTATAAACCAAAGAAAATAAAGAAACAAAATAAAGCAGAAAATATTAGATGATGAGACGTTAGAGACTTGGAAATCCACCACCAAGTATGTTTCAAGACATGTTAACAACCAAAGCTTCAATCATTAAGTCACAAATTGGTATCAATTAAGAACAAACCGTGAACGCACTGCGTAAGTCTTTATTACTTCTCTTAATTACTTAAGCAAAATGAATGCACCATTACCAAGTTTTTAGAATAACCAATCAAGGTATAGACACTATCCTATCAACAAATTATTCTAAGCATTAAGATCAATGAAAGTTTGATTGAACAAGTATGCAACACTAGTGTGGAACGCCTACCTAACATGCAATCCTTTTTATTTGGTTTCACCTATGGTCCTATAGGTTTTACTACTTTGAAACAAGTCTTTTAACCGTTTAGGAGATTAATCAACCTATTTCTAGCCCCACTCACAAGTTCATAATGTTCTATGTTGCGCATACATGAATATAAAAAAGCAAGAGTTTCCCATAAACCAAAACCAAATAAATAATTTGAAAGACTCAATAATTCGAAATCAAGGTTCAAAACAATATCTAAAACATTCTTGGGGCTTCAAACCTTGCCCCTAATTAAGAGAAATCAGCCACACATGGCTGCAAAATCACACAAGGAGAATAAAAGATAACAAAGGAAACGTAAACCGTGGATGATGGAGAAATCAATGATGGTTTGACGGCTTCCTTGTGCGAGTCCGCAACTATGGAGGTTCTGATGATGTGAGATCGCTGGCCTCCTTTAATCTTCATGTCCTCCTCTTCTTTTCTGCTGTAATTAGGATTATGAAACCCTCAAAACTCGTCCATGGGCTTGCCAATATGGTCTAGGCCTCAAAATAGAAGTTTTGGTCCAGATCAGAAATTCAGGCAGACTGACCTTTGACCACTCAAATGGTCATAACTTCTTCTCCAAAATTGGTATTGATGATCCGTAAAAGGTTCTAGAAAGTAGACTCTTGTAGCTTTCCATTGATATATAGCACATCTCCTGGATCATCGTGAGATGATCACAATCTTCTGTCGAAGTTGACTGACTATTTCTGACAGATTTTCTGATTTCTTTCCTTGCACAACAATTGATTCATTTTCCTTTAAGATTTCTCCTCTTTTGTCTCTTTTGGGCTCCTCGGCTTTATTTAAGACCTAAAACACAAACTTAGTTAATATGAATATTGTTAAAGGAATTACATAACTAAATAGGGTCGGAAATACATTATAAACGTATCACTTTGTGCTCCTATCACGCATCCAAATTTCTTGGTGCTCAAAGAACCTTGTTCATTATGGCTTAGAGGGACATATAACAATATAAGCTTGTTGCATACCCTTGTAGAAGAGCTAGACTGCGATTGTTGAGTTCATAGAGTTTGGCAATGCATGACATCTCTTCATCTAGATCATACAACTCCGCCCACATATCAATGAGACCTGTAACTTGAATTTCAGCATCTTCTGGAAACGCACCTAGGTCTAACAAACAATCCTTGACCTTAGGCGTTGCATTATCCAAGGCATCGAAGCTGCTTTGGAGGCATTGAAACAAATCCATCTCACAGTCGAGTACAGAAGCACCTTTTGACCATTCAATATCCCTACTTCGCCACGCTTCTATAGGTTGCCCGCAAAGTGATCTTCCTACCACTGTAATAGCCAGTGGAAATCCATTACAGTGTTTTACTATCTGCATAATTGGAATTTGAACAAGATAAAAAATGGTGAGATACTTGTAACTATTTTTCTTTGCATAAATCGATCAATGGGATTTCTATAGTAAGTCAAGTATCTTAAATATATGCAAGAAATGAATCACTCAATCATCTCACCTTTTTTGCAATATCTTTTGGGATATGAGAGCTCTTGTCTCCTAATAATGCTGTGTGATGAAAAAGTTGCATTGCATTGCCATCATCTAATAGTTGCAGATGATATGAAGGGCCAAATCTCAGAAACTCAGACATTGATGTCACTAAAATCTTGTAATTTGACATCTTAAATTCAAATTTCTGAAGAAGAGATTCTGATCCGGACCAAACATCATCCAAGACCAACAATAAAGGATTATCACCTTCTTTCTCCACAATTTTTTGTAGCCATTTCACTGGAAATACTCCATT
This genomic interval carries:
- the LOC101298510 gene encoding leucine-rich repeat-containing protein 1-like, translating into MVIDSCEIWELPEVFYELIHLTKLKITNCRCFFGSPEAIENLISLEVLKLEGCLQISKVPDSIGNLKKLKFLKISLNYRLKKLPEHMDQLKCLTHLIVNKCWLSAWPESIGNLVNLEVLSLSECTRLSELPESIRNLQKLNILDIDMCVNLKELPEHIGELKRLSNLRMFNCRALRKLPHSVSDLEQLEELRCEKWAVTHLWTPLLPSLKNLRFVVWTLDSS
- the LOC101298793 gene encoding probable disease resistance protein At5g66900-like; protein product: MSEFLRFGPSYHLQLLDDGNAMQLFHHTALLGDKSSHIPKDIAKKIVKHCNGFPLAITVVGRSLCGQPIEAWRSRDIEWSKGASVLDCEMDLFQCLQSSFDALDNATPKVKDCLLDLGAFPEDAEIQVTGLIDMWAELYDLDEEMSCIAKLYELNNRSLALLQGS